In a genomic window of Epinephelus lanceolatus isolate andai-2023 chromosome 3, ASM4190304v1, whole genome shotgun sequence:
- the LOC144462496 gene encoding cell adhesion molecule CEACAM5-like, giving the protein MRGAAMGSSAASGFIVLFVYMSVAQSRHVLTYISAQICAVRGSTVDIRCSYRQLPTVKRHSVPVERILWFTEMQDKEPVDLRTNMEYAGRTKYYCDRTTCTLRIVGLRETNSAEYKFKFKDRPMKRFIASPGVTLSVTDPDLQVQVRRSYSTWGKLFCHSTCHLPDRPSYIWYKNGQRIQTETSSSYSDYFDAADSYSCAVKGHEDFPSPPMCVFGQICNRVTYSNRSICAVKGSSVNISCMYNSSEDHVESRLWFSPERSDQWMNAEDLSKDSQFAGRVQVIDTEGGCSTLRITDLRESDSAEYHFKFTTPSFEWSSSLPGTTLTVTALQVRVIRKTVHQSHTEAQLFCWSSCSPAGHFSFVWFKNGKKNTTEETSTYTDFFYPGDNISCAFKGHEDSRSVSLYAPELPSVSLSPPGEVMQGSSVTLTCSSDANSAANYTWYKENGNLIRPLSEEPQLVFSSIQSSDSGQYYCAAENELATTFESIFINVKYAPKLPSVSVSPFAEIVEGSSVTLTCSSDANPAANYTWYKENGNLIRPLSEEPQLVFSSIQSSDSGQYYCAAENELATTFESIFINVKYAPKLPSVSVSPSAEIVEGSSVTLTCSSDANLAAKYTWYKENQTLSQGQEGIYHFTSISSVDSGIYHCKSENPYGQINSSSLFIDVQYAPKLPSVSVSPSAEIVEGSSVTLTCSSDANPAAKYTWYKEDEDSPKTSGQIFTISNVTAEHSGNYYCEAQNTRGRRSAALYLIVVAVGQACHNTSNHDILHPASVAGASRSHIVILPPFLLVIVFIFVVLWIRFPNQRRELRRRLNNRAQSLPRLTCTLHVRCVFSEAANHLYSLLPTRWQPEFSSWL; this is encoded by the exons atgagaggagcagcGATGGGCTCATCAGCAGCGAGTGGATTTATTGTCCTCTTTGTCTACATGTCAG TGGCACAAAGCAGGCACGTGCTGACTTACATTTCTGCTCAGATTTGTGCCGTGAGAGGATCAACTGTGGACATTCGCTGCAGCTATAGACAGCTGCCCACAGTAAAAAGACATTCTGTCCCAGTGGAGAGGATATTATGGTTCACTGAGATGCAGGATAAAGAACCTGTGGATCTGAGGACAAACATGGAGTACGCAGGTCGTACAAAGTATTACTGTGACAGGACGACCTGCACTTTAAGAATTGTGGGCCTGAGAGAGACCAACTCAGCCGAGTACAAGTTCAAGTTCAAAGACAGACCAATGAAGAGATTCATCGCTTCACCAGGAGTCACTTTATCTGTCACAG ATCCAGATCTCCAGGTGCAGGTGAGAAGATCCTATTCTACCTGGGGCAAACTGTTTTGTCACAGCACTTGTCATCTACCTGATCGTCCTTCCTACATCTGGTACAAGAACGGACAGAGAATTCAGACAGAAACATCGTCTTCATATTCAGACTACTTTGATGCTGCAGACAGCTACTCCTGTGCTGTAAAAGGACACGAGGATTTCCCCTCTCCTCCAATGT GTGTTTTCGGTCAAATCTGCAACAGAGTCACATACAGTAACAGAAGCATCTGCGCCGTCAAAGGCTCATCAGTGAACATTTCTTGCATGTACAACAGTTCCGAAGACCATGTTGAATCAAGACTCTGGTTCAGTCCTGAACGTAGTGATCAGTGGATGAATGCTGAGGACCTTAGTAAAGACTCCCAGTTTGCAGGTCGTGTTCAGGTCATTGACACAGAGGGAGGATGCTCCACCCTGAGAATCACTGACCTGAGAGAGAGCGACTCAGCTGAGTATCACTTCAAATTCACAACACCAAGCTTTGAATGGAGTAGTAGTTTACCTGGTACAACTCTGACTGTCACAG CTCTCCAGGTGCGGGTGATCAGAAAAACAGTCCATCAGTCTCATACCGAGGCACAGCTGTTCTGTTGGAGCAGCTGCAGTCCAGCTGGTCATTTTTCCTTCGTCTGGTTCAAGAATGGAAAGAAAAATACGACCGAGGAAACTTCCACTTACACAGATTTCTTTTATCCCGGAGACAACATCTCCTGTGCTTTCAAAGGACATGAGGATTCCCGCTCTGTTTCACTGT ATGCTCCagagcttccctctgtgtcactgaGCCCACCTGGTGAAGTCATGcagggcagttcagtgactctgacctgtagcagtgatgctaactcAGCAGCTAACTATACCTGGTACAAGGAGAATGGAAACCTCATCAGACCTCTCAGTGAAGAACCACAGCTCGTCTTCAGCTCCATCCAGTCCTCTGACTCTGGACAGTATTACTGTGCAGCTGAGAACGAGCTAGCGACAACATTTGAATCCATCTTCATCAATGTGAAAT atgctccaaagcttccctctgtgtcagtgagtccctttgctgagatagtggagggcagttcagtgactctgacctgtagcagtgatgctaacccagcagctaactATACCTGGTACAAGGAGAATGGAAACCTCATCAGACCTCTCAGTGAAGAACCACAGCTCGTCTTCAGCTCCATCCAGTCCTCTGACTCTGGACAGTATTACTGTGCAGCTGAGAACGAGCTAGCGACAACATTTGAATCCATCTTCATCAATGTGAAAT atgctccaaagcttccctctgtgtcagtgagtccctctgctgagatagtggagggcagttcagtgactctgacctgtagcagtgatgctaacctaGCAGCTAAATATACCTGGTACAAGGAGAACCAAACACTGTCTCAAGGACAAGAAGGTATCTACCATTTCACCTCCATCAGCTCTGTGGACAGCGGGATCTACCACTGCAAGTCTGAGAATCCATATGGACAGATCAACTCTTCATCTCTATTTATAGATGTGCAGT atgctccaaagcttccctctgtgtcagtgagtccctctgctgagatagtggagggcagttcagtgactctgacctgtagcagtgatgctaacccagcagctaaatATACCTGGTACAAGGAGGATGAAGACTCACCAAAAACATCAGGACAGATCTTCACCATCTCTAACGTGACAGCTGAACACAGTGGGAATTATTACTGTGAAGCCCAGAACACAAGAGGACGTCGTAGCGCTGCCTTATATCTGATTGTTGTGGCAG TTGGACAGGCCTGTCACAACACTTCTAACCATGACATCTTGCATCCGGCCTCTGTGGCAG GTGCATCGAGATCACACATTGTAATATTACCCCCTTTCCTCCTGGTCATCGTTTTCATCTTTGTTGTCCTATGGATTAG GTTCCCTAATCAACGGCGTGAACTTAGACGGAGACTAAACAACAGAGCACAG AGCCTGCCACGACTCACCTGCACACTACATGTCCGCTGTGTGTTTTCTGAAGCAGCCAATCACCTGTACAGTCTCTTACCTACACGTTGGCAACCAGAATTCTCATCATGGCTGTGA